ACGTGGACCTATGTCTCACGGTTCTCATTTCCACAGAGCACCAGGTTCAATCGGGATGGCATCAGATGCATCACGCGTATTCAAAGGGCAAAAATTACCAGGTCGTATGGGTGGTAATACAGTAACTGTTCAAAACTTAGAAGTTGTTCAAGTTGATACGGAAAACAACGTAATTTTAGTTAAAGGTAATGTGCCTGGACCTAAAAAAGGTTTTGTACAAATCCAATCAGCAATTAAAGCTAACAAATAATTAGTAGCGAAAGGAGGAAATGCATAATGGCAAATTATGATGTATATAAAGTTGACGGTTCAAAAGCTGGTACAGTAGAACTTAGCGATTCAGTATTCGGAATTGAACCAAATAATAATGTTTTATTCGAAGCAATTAACTTACAACGTGCTTCATTACGCCAAGGTACACACGCGGTAAAAAACCGTTCAGCTGTTCGTGGCGGTGGACGTAAACCATGGAGACAAAAAGGTACAGGACGTGCGCGTCAAGGTACAATCCGTGCTCCACAATGGCGCGGTGGTGGTATCGTATTCGGTCCAACACCAAGAAGCTACGGCTACAAAATGCCTAAGAAAATGCGTCGTTTAGCATTACGTTCGGCACTTTCTTACAAAGTACAAGAAAATGAATTCAAAATTGTGGATAGCTTTAACTTAGAAGCACCAAAAACAAAAGAATTCAAAACAACTTTAACAAACTTAGAATTACCTAAAAAAGTGTTAGTTGTAACAGTTGGAGAAGATGTAAATGTTGAATTATCAGCACGTAACATTCCAGGTGTAACAATCACAACACCAGAAGGTTTAAACGTATTAGAGTTAACTCACGCAGACAGCGTATTAATCACTCAAGAAGCAGCTAAAAAAGTTGAGGAGGTGCTCGGATAATGGAAGCTAGAGACATTCTAAAGCGCCCCGTAATCACTGAGAAATCATCTGCAGCTATGGCTGAAGATAAATACACTTTTGATGTAGACGTACGTGCTAACAAAACAGAAGTGAAAAAAGCAGTAGAAGAAATCTTTGAAGTAAAAGTTGCTAATGTCAACATTATCAACTACAAACCAAAGAAAAAACGTATGGGCCGTTACCAAGGCTATACAAACAAACGCCGTAAAGCGATTGTGACATTAAAAGAAGGTCAAATCGACTTATTTAACTAAAAATCAAATACCAATAAGGAGGTAAGCGACAATGGCTCTTAAACATTACAAGCCAATTACAAATGGTCGTCGTAATATGACTACATTAGATTTTGCTGAGATCACAAAATCTGAGCCTGAAAAGTCATTATTACAACCGCTACCGAAAAAAGCGGGTCGTAATAACCAAGGTAAATTGACTGTACGTCACCATGGTGGCGGACACAAACGTCAATACCGTGTTATTGATTTCAAACGTAATAAAGATGGAATTCCTGGTAAAGTGGATTCAATCCAATATGATCCAAACAGATCAGCAAACATTGCTTTAATCGTATATGCAGATGGTGAAAAACGCTACATCATCGCACCTAAAGGTTTAGAAGTAGGTCAAATTATTGAAAGTGGTTCTGACGCAGACATTAAAGTCGGAAATGCACTTCCATTAAAAGACATTCCTGTAGGTTCAGTTATTCATAACATTGAATTAAAACCTGGTCGTGGCGGACAACTTGCACGTTCAGCTGGTGCTAGCGCGCAAGTATTAGGTAAAGAAGGTAAATATGTACTTGTAAGACTTCGTTCTGGTGAAGTACGTATGATTCTTTCAACTTGCCGTGCTACTATTGGTCAAGTTGGTAACTTACAACACGAACTTGTTAACATTGGTAAAGCGGGTAAATCTAGATGGTTAGGTAAACGCCCAACAGTCCGTGGTTCTGTAATGAACCCTAATGATCACCCACACGGTGGTGGTGAAGGTCGTGCGCCAATCGGACGTCCATCTCCAATGTCACCATGGGGTAAACCAACGCTTGGTAAGAAAACTCGTCGTGGTAAAAAACGTTCAGATAAACTTATCGTACGTGGACGCAAGAGAAAATAAAAATAGCTTATTTGGGTGTGCGGCGTAATCGCTGCACGCACATAATAAGAAAGGAGGCGCCAATATGGCTCGTAGTATTAAAAAGGGACCTTTCGTCGATGATCACTTAATGAAAAAGGTTGAGGCTCAAGGCGATAGCGAGAAAAAGCAAGTAATTAAAACATGGTCACGTCGTTCAACGATTTTTCCAAACTTTATTGGACACACATTCGCAGTATACGACGGACGTAAACATGTACCTGTATATGTAACTGAAGATATGGTTGGACACAAATTAGGTGAATTTGCTCCAACACGTACTTTCAAAGGACATGCTGCAGACGACAAGAAAACAAGAAGATAATACCATTTCTAGTAAGTAGAGGAGGAAATACGAATGGAAGCAAAAGCGGTTGCTAGAACTATCAGAATCGCACCTCGTAAAGTTCGATTAGTATTGGATCTCATTCGAGGTAAAGACGTAAGAGAAGCAGTAGCTATTTTGAAATTAACAAATAAAGCTTCTTCTCCAGTAGTAGAAAAATTATTAATGTCCGCTTTAGCTAATGCAGAGCACAACTATGGTATGAACACTGATCAATTAGTTGTTAAAGAAGCATATGCTAACGAAGGACCAACATTGAAACGTTTCCGTCCACGTGCACAAGGACGTGCAAGCGCAATTAACAAAAGAACAAGTCATATCACTATCGTAGTAAGTGATGGACAAGAGGAAGCTCAAGAAGCTTAATCAAATTTTAAGGAGGGAATACCGTGGGTCAAAAAATTAATCCAATCGGACTTCGTGTTGGTGTAATCCGTGACTGGGACGCGAAATGGTACGCTGAAAAAGATTTCGCATCACTTTTACATGAAGACTTAAAAATTCGTAAATTTATTGATAAAGCATTGAAAGACGCATCAGTATCTCACGTTGAGATTGAGCGTGCTGCTAACCGCATCAACATTGCTATTCACACTGGTAAACCAGGTATGGTAATTGGTAAAGGCGGTTCAGAAATCGAAAAACTTCGCAACAAATTAAATCAACTTACTGACAAAAAAGTTCACATTAACGTAGTTGAAATTAAGAAAGTTGACCTTGATGCACGTTTAGTTGCTGAAAACATTGCACGTCAATTAGAAAACCGTGCTTCATTCCGTCGTGTTCAAAAACAAGCGATCGGCAGAGCAATGAAATTAGGTGCTAAAGGTATCAAAACACAAGTTTCAGGTCGTTTAGGCGGTGCAGACATCGCGCGTGCTGAACAATATTCAGAAGGAACTGTACCACTTCATACTTTACGTGCAGACATCGATTATGCACATGCAGAAGCTGACACAACTTATGGTAAGTTAGGTGTTAAAGTATGGATCTATCGTGGTGAAGTTCTTCCTACTAAGAAAAATAGTGAAGGAGGAAAATAATTATGTTACTACCAAAGCGTGTAAAATATCGTCGTCAACATCGTCCTGATACAAAAGGTCGTTCAAAAGGCGGTAACTTTGTAACATTTGGTGAGTATGGTATTCAAGCTACAACAACATCTTGGATTACTTCTCGTCAAATTGAATCAGCTCGTATAGCTATGACACGTTACATGAAACGTGGCGGGAAAGTTTGGATTAAAATCTTCCCTCACACACCATACACACAAAAACCTTTAGAAGTACGTATGGGTGCTGGTAAAGGTGCGGTTGAAGGCTGGATTGCAGTTGTTAAACCAGGTCGTATTTTATTTGAAGTTGCTGGCGTATCTGAAGAAGTTGCGCGTGAAGCATTACGTTTAGCGAGCCACAAACTTCCAGTTAAAACGAAGTTTGTAAAACGTGAAGAATTGGGTGGTGAAACAAATGAAAGCTAAGGAAATTAGAGACTTAACCACTTCAGAAATCGAAGAGCAAATCAAATCTTCAAAAGAAGAGCTTTTTAACCTACGCTTTCAATTAGCTACAGGTCAATTAGAAGAGACTGCAAGAATCAAAACAGTTAGAAAAACAATTGCACGTCTAAAAACTGTTGCACGTGAAAGAGAATTAGAACAAGGTAAAGCAAATCAATAATTGATTGAAAGAGGAGGTTACTAAAGTGAGCGAAAGAAATGATCGTAAAGTTTACGTTGGTAAAGTTGTTTCAGACAAAATGGACAAAACAGTGACTGTTTTAGTTGAAACTTACAAAACGCACAAACTATATGGCAAACGTGTAAAATACTCTAAAAAGTATAAAGCACATGACGAAAACAATTCAGCTAAATTCGGAGATATCGTTAAAATTCAAGAAACTCGTCCTTTATCAGCGACAAAACGTTTCCGTTTAGTAGAAATCGTCGAAGAATCAGTAATCATTTAATGACTATAAAGATAAGGGAGGTTTAATCATGATCCAACAAGAAACACGTTTAAAAGTAGCAGACAACTCTGGTGCTCGTGAAGTACTTACAATCAAAGTATTAGGTGGATCTGGCCGCAAAACTGCTAACATCGGCGACGTCATCGTAGCAACTGTTAAAAATGCTACACCTGGAGGCGTTGTTAAGAAAGGCGATGTTGTTAAGGCTGTCGTTGTACGTACGAAATCAGGTGTACGTCGTAAAGATGGTTCTTACATCAAATTTGATGAAAATGCATGTGTTATCATTCGTGATGACAAAGGACCACGTGGTACACGTATCTTCGGACCAGTAGCACGTGAATTACGTGAAGGAAACTTTATGAAAATCGTTTCCTTAGCACCAGAAGTACTTTAATCGATCGTAAATCATAAATAATAAATTCCAAGGAGGTGCCCACATGCATATCAAAAAAGGTGACAACGTAATCGTTATCGCAGGTAAAGACAAAGGTAAAACAGGTAAAGTTGTAGCAACTCAACCTAAAAAAGACCGCGTCGTTGTGGAAGGTGTGAACATCGTTAAAAAACACCAAAAACCAACTCAAATGAATCCTGAAGGTGGAATCTTAGAAACAGAAGCAGCAATTCATGTTTCTAACGTACAAATATTAGACCCTAAAACAAACGAACCTACACGTGTAGGCTACAAATTTGTTGATGGTAAAAAAGTAAGAATCGCTAAAAAATCAGGCGAAGAAATTAAGTCTAATTAATATCTAGTTGAAAGGAGGATCCACTTTGAACCGTTTAAAAGAAAAATTTAATTCAGAAGTTACACAAAACTTAGTTAAAAAGTTTAACTACAGCTCAGTAATGGAAGTACCTAGAATCGATAAAATTGTTGTGAACATGGGTGTAGGTGACGCAGTACAAAACTCAAAAGTGTTAGATAACGCTGTTGAAGAATTAACTGCAATCACTGGTCAAAAACCATTAATCACTAAAGCGAAAAAATCAGTTGCGACATTCCGTTTACGTGAAGGTATGCCAATTGGTGCTAAAGTAACATTACGTGGCGAAAGAATGTACGAATTCTTAGATAAATTAATCTCAGTTTCATTACCACGTGTACGTGACTTCCGCGGTGTATCTAAAAATGCATTCGACGGTCGCGGTAACTACACATTAGGTGTTAAAGAACAATTAATCTTCCCTGAGATTGACTATGATAAAGTATCAAAAGTACGTGGTATGGATATCGTTATCGTTACTACTGCAAACACAGATGAAGAAGCGCGTGAATTATTAACACAATTCGGTATGCCGTTTCAAAAATAATCTCTAAAGGAGGCGAATTAAGTGGCTAAAAAATCAATGGTTGTTAAGCAACAACGTAAACAAAAATTCCAAGTCCGTGAATATACACGTTGCGATCGTTGTGGTCGTCCACATTCTGTATATCGTAAATTTAAACTTTGCCGTATTTGTTTCCGTGAATTAGCTTACAAAGGTCAAATTCCTGGCGTACGTAAAGCTAGCTGGTAAAAATTTAACTCTTGAAAGGAGGCAACAACTATGACATTGTCAGATCCAATTGCAGATATGCTTACTCGTGTAAGAAACGCAAACATGGTGCGTCACGAAAAATTAGAATTACCTGCATCAAACATTAAAAAAGAAATTGCTGAAATCCTTAAAAATGAAGGTTTCATCAAAAATGTAGAATATATCGAAGATGATAAACAAGGTGTTATTCGTCTATTCTTAAAATATGGTTCAAATAACGAACGTGTTATTACTGGTCTTAAACGTATTTCAAAACCTGGTTTACGTGTTTATGCTAAAGCAAATGAAGTGCCTAAAGTATTAAACGGTTTAGGTATTGCATTAGTTTCAACTTCTGAAGGTGTAATCACTGATAAAGAAGCTAGAAAACGTAACGTAGGCGGAGAAGTATTAGCTTACATTTGGTAATATTAAAAAATAAGGAGGTGCCAGAACATGAGCCGTGTTGGTAAAAAAATTATCGAAATCCCTAGCGATGTTACTGTAACGATCGAAGGAAATACAGTTTCAGTAAAAGGGCCTAAAGGTGAATTATCACAAACTTTAAATGAAGAAATGACTTACAAACAAGATGAAAGCACACTTGAAGTTGTTAGACCATCAGATTCTAAAGAACATAGAACAATTCATGGTACAACTCGTGCGTTAATCAATAACATGGTACAAGGTGTATCTAAAGGATACGAAAAAACACTTGAACTTATTGGTGTTGGTTACCGTGCACAAGTTCAAGGTAGCAAACTTGTATTAAACGTAGGTTACTCTCACCC
Above is a genomic segment from Staphylococcus delphini containing:
- the rplV gene encoding 50S ribosomal protein L22, with translation MEAKAVARTIRIAPRKVRLVLDLIRGKDVREAVAILKLTNKASSPVVEKLLMSALANAEHNYGMNTDQLVVKEAYANEGPTLKRFRPRAQGRASAINKRTSHITIVVSDGQEEAQEA
- the rpsH gene encoding 30S ribosomal protein S8, whose amino-acid sequence is MTLSDPIADMLTRVRNANMVRHEKLELPASNIKKEIAEILKNEGFIKNVEYIEDDKQGVIRLFLKYGSNNERVITGLKRISKPGLRVYAKANEVPKVLNGLGIALVSTSEGVITDKEARKRNVGGEVLAYIW
- the rplE gene encoding 50S ribosomal protein L5; this encodes MNRLKEKFNSEVTQNLVKKFNYSSVMEVPRIDKIVVNMGVGDAVQNSKVLDNAVEELTAITGQKPLITKAKKSVATFRLREGMPIGAKVTLRGERMYEFLDKLISVSLPRVRDFRGVSKNAFDGRGNYTLGVKEQLIFPEIDYDKVSKVRGMDIVIVTTANTDEEARELLTQFGMPFQK
- the rplP gene encoding 50S ribosomal protein L16, with the translated sequence MLLPKRVKYRRQHRPDTKGRSKGGNFVTFGEYGIQATTTSWITSRQIESARIAMTRYMKRGGKVWIKIFPHTPYTQKPLEVRMGAGKGAVEGWIAVVKPGRILFEVAGVSEEVAREALRLASHKLPVKTKFVKREELGGETNES
- the rplW gene encoding 50S ribosomal protein L23 — its product is MEARDILKRPVITEKSSAAMAEDKYTFDVDVRANKTEVKKAVEEIFEVKVANVNIINYKPKKKRMGRYQGYTNKRRKAIVTLKEGQIDLFN
- the rpsQ gene encoding 30S ribosomal protein S17 → MSERNDRKVYVGKVVSDKMDKTVTVLVETYKTHKLYGKRVKYSKKYKAHDENNSAKFGDIVKIQETRPLSATKRFRLVEIVEESVII
- the rpmC gene encoding 50S ribosomal protein L29, with translation MKAKEIRDLTTSEIEEQIKSSKEELFNLRFQLATGQLEETARIKTVRKTIARLKTVARERELEQGKANQ
- the rplD gene encoding 50S ribosomal protein L4, which gives rise to MANYDVYKVDGSKAGTVELSDSVFGIEPNNNVLFEAINLQRASLRQGTHAVKNRSAVRGGGRKPWRQKGTGRARQGTIRAPQWRGGGIVFGPTPRSYGYKMPKKMRRLALRSALSYKVQENEFKIVDSFNLEAPKTKEFKTTLTNLELPKKVLVVTVGEDVNVELSARNIPGVTITTPEGLNVLELTHADSVLITQEAAKKVEEVLG
- the rplB gene encoding 50S ribosomal protein L2, which gives rise to MALKHYKPITNGRRNMTTLDFAEITKSEPEKSLLQPLPKKAGRNNQGKLTVRHHGGGHKRQYRVIDFKRNKDGIPGKVDSIQYDPNRSANIALIVYADGEKRYIIAPKGLEVGQIIESGSDADIKVGNALPLKDIPVGSVIHNIELKPGRGGQLARSAGASAQVLGKEGKYVLVRLRSGEVRMILSTCRATIGQVGNLQHELVNIGKAGKSRWLGKRPTVRGSVMNPNDHPHGGGEGRAPIGRPSPMSPWGKPTLGKKTRRGKKRSDKLIVRGRKRK
- a CDS encoding type Z 30S ribosomal protein S14, coding for MAKKSMVVKQQRKQKFQVREYTRCDRCGRPHSVYRKFKLCRICFRELAYKGQIPGVRKASW
- the rpsC gene encoding 30S ribosomal protein S3, with amino-acid sequence MGQKINPIGLRVGVIRDWDAKWYAEKDFASLLHEDLKIRKFIDKALKDASVSHVEIERAANRINIAIHTGKPGMVIGKGGSEIEKLRNKLNQLTDKKVHINVVEIKKVDLDARLVAENIARQLENRASFRRVQKQAIGRAMKLGAKGIKTQVSGRLGGADIARAEQYSEGTVPLHTLRADIDYAHAEADTTYGKLGVKVWIYRGEVLPTKKNSEGGK
- the rplN gene encoding 50S ribosomal protein L14 yields the protein MIQQETRLKVADNSGAREVLTIKVLGGSGRKTANIGDVIVATVKNATPGGVVKKGDVVKAVVVRTKSGVRRKDGSYIKFDENACVIIRDDKGPRGTRIFGPVARELREGNFMKIVSLAPEVL
- the rplX gene encoding 50S ribosomal protein L24, which translates into the protein MHIKKGDNVIVIAGKDKGKTGKVVATQPKKDRVVVEGVNIVKKHQKPTQMNPEGGILETEAAIHVSNVQILDPKTNEPTRVGYKFVDGKKVRIAKKSGEEIKSN
- the rplF gene encoding 50S ribosomal protein L6, with the protein product MSRVGKKIIEIPSDVTVTIEGNTVSVKGPKGELSQTLNEEMTYKQDESTLEVVRPSDSKEHRTIHGTTRALINNMVQGVSKGYEKTLELIGVGYRAQVQGSKLVLNVGYSHPVEFEAAEGITFSVEKNTTVKVEGIDKELVGATASKIRDVRPPEPYKGKGIRYQGEYVRRKEGKTGK
- the rpsS gene encoding 30S ribosomal protein S19, whose product is MARSIKKGPFVDDHLMKKVEAQGDSEKKQVIKTWSRRSTIFPNFIGHTFAVYDGRKHVPVYVTEDMVGHKLGEFAPTRTFKGHAADDKKTRR